One Festucalex cinctus isolate MCC-2025b chromosome 1, RoL_Fcin_1.0, whole genome shotgun sequence genomic region harbors:
- the gjc1 gene encoding gap junction gamma-1 protein encodes MSWSFLTRLLEEIHNHSTFVGKLWLTVLIVFRIVLTAVGGESIYYDEQSKFVCNSGQPGCENVCYDAFAPLSHVRFWVFQIILVAMPSLMYMGYAVNKIARLDEAKGGAGAAAVRTTGGGGYTHRKPRKICFGARQHRGIEETEEDREDDPMIYEVPEIEPPKRPRDPLQPTPRPKIRHDGRTRIRDEGLMRVYVLQLVTRTVLEAGFLTGQYLLYGFRVMPVFVCSGKPCPHSVDCFVSRPTEKTIFLRIMYGVTVLCLTLNVWEMLHLGIGSICDILRRRRCPPPDDEYQLGLLGANVGGEGSVGGTGPEAGSEGGVGGDGPADYVGYPFSWNTPSAPPGYNIVVKPEQMPYTDLSNAKMACKQNRANIAQEEQQQFGSNEDNFPTGGEARVALNKDMIQQAHDQLEAAIQAYSQQHRAEEQLGDSQDDKPQSNIIQTQPHKERKHRLKHGKGGGSSGGGSSSNSSSSKSGEGKPSVWI; translated from the coding sequence ATGAGCTGGAGCTTCCTCACGCGGCTGCTGGAGGAGATCCACAACCACTCCACCTTCGTGGGGAAGCTGTGGCTCACCGTGCTCATCGTCTTCCGGATCGTCCTCACGGCCGTCGGGGGAGAGTCCATCTACTACGACGAGCAGAGCAAGTTCGTGTGCAACTCGGGGCAGCCAGGCTGCGAGAACGTCTGCTACGACGCTTTCGCCCCGCTTTCGCACGTCCGATTCTGGGTCTTCCAGATCATCCTGGTGGCCATGCCGTCTCTCATGTACATGGGCTACGCCGTCAATAAGATTGCGCGACTGGATGAAGCCAAGGGAGGAGCTGGTGCCGCCGCAGTGAGAACCACCGGAGGAGGGGGCTACACGCACAGGAAGCCCAGGAAAATATGCTTTGGGGCGCGGCAGCACCGGGGCATCGAGGAGACCGAGGAGGATCGCGAGGACGACCCGATGATCTACGAGGTCCCGGAGATCGAGCCTCCCAAGAGGCCTCGCGATCCGTTGCAACCCACGCCCAGACCCAAGATCCGGCACGACGGTCGCACGCGCATCCGAGACGAGGGGCTGATGCGAGTTTACGTTCTGCAGCTGGTGACCCGCACGGTGCTGGAGGCGGGCTTCCTCACGGGTCAGTACCTGCTGTACGGCTTCCGCGTGATGCCCGTCTTCGTGTGTTCTGGGAAGCCTTGCCCCCACAGCGTGGACTGCTTCGTGTCGCGGCCCACGGAGAAAACCATCTTCCTGCGCATCATGTACGGCGTCACCGTCCTTTGCTTGACGCTCAACGTTTGGGAGATGCTGCACTTGGGTATTGGCTCCATCTGCGACATCCTGCGCCGTCGCCGCTGCCCGCCTCCGGACGACGAGTACCAGTTGGGCTTGCTGGGCGCCAACGTGGGCGGCGAGGGCTCGGTGGGGGGCACGGGACCAGAGGCGGGTTCCGAAGGCGGCGTGGGCGGCGACGGACCCGCCGACTACGTCGGCTACCCTTTCTCCTGGAACACGCCGTCGGCGCCGCCCGGCTACAACATCGTGGTGAAACCGGAGCAGATGCCCTACACCGACCTGAGCAACGCCAAGATGGCGTGCAAGCAGAACCGGGCAAACATTGCTcaggaggagcagcagcagtTCGGCAGCAACGAAGACAACTTCCCCACCGGAGGCGAGGCTCGCGTGGCCCTCAACAAGGACATGATTCAGCAGGCCCACGACCAGCTGGAGGCCGCCATTCAGGCCTACAGCCAGCAGCATCGCGCAGAGGAGCAGCTCGGAGACAGCCAGGACGACAAACCCCAGAGCAACATTATCCAGACTCAGCCTCACAAGGAACGCAAGCACAGACTCAAGCACGGCAAGGGGGGAGGAAGCAGCGGCGgaggcagcagcagcaacagcagcagcagcaaatcGGGAGAAGGAAAGCCCTCTGTATGGATTTAA